The stretch of DNA GATGCCGAGGTCCACGTCACGGTTCTTGCCGACGGTGCGGTAGTCGAGGTCGATCTGTACGACGGTCGCGTCGGGCGAGAGCCGCTTGCCGTAACCCATCCGGAAGTCGAAGGGCGTACCGACGATGACGATGACATCGGCGTTCGAGAAGGCGTAGCGGCGCGAGAGCTGGAAGTGGTGGGGGTCGCCCGGCGGCAGGGTTCCTCGGCCCGCGCCGTTCATGTAGGCCGGGATGTTGAGGGTGCGCACCAGCTCGGCGGCACCACCACCACCGCGGGTCGTCCAGACCTGACTGCCCAGCAGGATGGCGGGTTTGTCGGCGTGGGCGAGCAGGTCGGCCAGCTTCTCGATGTCCTCGGGGTCACCGGCCGACCTGGTGGACGCCCGGTACTGACCCGCCCGAGGAACCCGGGCCTCGGCCGCGGGCACCTTGGCGTCGAGCACGTCACGCGGTATTTCGAGGAAGGAGGGACCGGGAGCGCCGTGGTAGCACTCGCGGAACGCCATCGACACCATGTCGGCCGCGCGGGCCGTGTCGGGCACGGTCGCGGCGAACTTGGTGATGGGCGTCATCATGTCCACATGGGGGAGGTCCTGCAACGAGCCCATCTTGTGCTGGGTGTGGGCCCCTTGACCGCCGATGAGCAGCATGGGCGACTCGGCGCGGAAGGCGTTGGCGACACCGGTGACGGCGTCCGTGGTACCGGGCCCCGCCGTGACGACGGCGCACCCCGGCTTGCCCGTGATCCGCGCGTGACCGTCGGCCGCGTGCGCCGCCACCTGTTCGTGCCGGACATCGACGACCTCGATGCCCTCGTCGACGCAGCCGTCGTAGATGTCGATGATGTGGCCACCGCAGAGGGTGTAGACGACTTCCACGCCCTCGGCCTTGAGGGCCTTGGCGACCAGATGCCCACCGGAGATGAGCCCCCGACCGGTGTCGCCGCTTCCGCCGCTTCCGCCGCTTCCGCGGCTCTCACTGCTGTGGCTGCTGTCGTCGGGCATGACGAAGTCCTGTCCCTTCGTAGGGGATTCGGGGGCGCCCCCGTGCTGCTCAGGGGGAGCGCTCCCGATGGTTGGAGCAGATTGCATACAGTCGACGAATACTGTATGAACTCGTTATCCCGCATCAAGTGAGTGGTGTCCAGAGGGCGTTCGGCGCTTTTCGCCGGCCGGGGCGGGCGCGGCCCTGACGTGCGGGCCGGGCGACGGGACTCTCGGTGGCGCGGGGGGTCGAGGCGCCGCAGGTGGAGGTCGCCGTCCGGTCCGTAAACACCCGCGACGACGCGGAACGGCCGGGCGGCCACGCGCTGGTCAAAGCTCAGGTAAAGCCCGGCGAGCGGGAGGGGTGGCCGGGACGCCTGCCCCACCCGTCACGTGATTCCGTATCGGTCCGACAGCTGTGGGTAACCATGCGACCCATGGGTTCCCGAGGTGCCCCGGCCCCCGTGACGAGCCGATCACCCCACGTATCCGCCCGCCCCGCTGACCACGCCTTATGCGGGTGAGAGGCACACCAAACCCCTGGTATTGTTTCCCATGTCGCCGGGGGAGACCCCGACTGACAGACACCTGGTCCGGGTGGCGGAATGGCAGACGCGCTAGCTTGAGGTGCTAGTGCCCTTTATCGGGCGTGGGGGTTCAAGTCCCCCCTCGGACACCAGCTAAGACCCCAGTTCATCTGGGGTTTTTTGCTTTTCTGCGCTGTGGCGTGACCAACCACGTGACCAACAGCCCAGCGAATCGCCTTGTCGGACGAGGGACGACAGGCCGAGTCGGTCCGCACCGGAGGCGGCGGCTTCCGCGCCCCGTCCTTACGTGAGTGACCGTACCTGGGCATGGTGTAGCCCGGCGAGTGGCGCCGGACATTGGCAGAGACCTCTACGGGGTTCTCCCCGGCCTCCAGACCGTTCGTGACCTTGTTATGCCTCCAGTCGTGCATTCGGAACTCCTCCGGAAGCTTCAACCGCGTCCGTGGAGTGCGCCACCGCGCCGAGACCTTCTCGGGGTCCTGCGGTCCGCCTGCCTCGTCCTGGTAGAGCTTGAAGCCGTCCCGGGCGAACACCAGGTCATGATCAACCCATGCGGAGCCGAGCCGCTTACGCTCGATGTGCCGGGGGCCTCTGATTACTCCTCTCGGACCACCATCGCGAACGAGGTACAGGTACGCCTGAACCCCCGATGGTTGCTCCGTGCGGTATGGGTCATGCACTCTATATCGACTGCCCCGCCATCCTCCGACGGCTGCGCCTTCCACTGACAGTGAAGACACTCCGCCTCGAAGGTCACGTCAGTATCGGGGTGCTGCACGATGCGGTGCGGCGTGTACCGCAGGACAGACCGCGTCATCTCCGCCCCCGCGTCCTGTGCGGGTGATTCCTGATCTCCACATCCGCATCCGTCGCCGCCGACAAGTCACCCCTGTCCCGAGCCGCCTGACGCTGTGAGACCAGTGACCCGCACACATCGCAGCCCGGCGCAGGCTTCGGGAGCGGAAGGGGGAGAGCCAGATGTACCGGACCGCTCATCGTTCTCGGATTGCTCACGCCTGCCACCCTCCTGACCAAATTACGTTATGGGGTCATGGTGCTCCAGCGGGGAAATAGAATCTACCCCGTTTCCCGTTCCCTCAAGAAATCGTCTCGAATGCTTGCCACAAGGTTCCGCATGTCGTCACCGGTAACAGCCACCTGTTCAAACTTCCGGAACCTGTTCAGGTGTAGCTCGATATCAGGAATCTCGACATGCTGATGATCTTGTCTAGCTGCACCGCCATCGGTCGAGCTTTGATGATTTCCCAATGGAGTACCGATTCCGTGATCAGAAAATGGAAGCTGCGGCCTTCGTCGTGCAACACATCATGCCGCCTGAGTCGGGCCCCGACCATCTTCGCCAGTGCGTCTTCGGTTAGGTCCCAGCCCTTGAGGATGCCTCTTACATATTCTGGCGTCTGAAGCAATCCAGGGATGCAGGACGGCTGAAACACCCTGAGCAGCTTGATGCTTGTGAAGTCCCGAGCGCCTGTAGATACGCCATGCGGTGGCCTCTGTGGCCACCTGCCGGGCAACCTCCATCAGTCGGACCTTGACTTCGCCCGAGACTTCCAATGCTGTCAAAACGCGCTCGACGTCGATAACACTCGGGGCGAGTGCACCATTCTCAATCTTGCTGAGCTTGCTTGGAGATATGACGGCGCCACGGGCAACCACTTTGGCCTGCCTCCCGCTGGCCTCTCGCAGTTCCCGCAGCGCTTTGCCGATGTCCTCGCCGTTCACTCCTGCCCGTGCCGTTCCCACCACTCAGAGAAAGGGGCGGCATGACGCAATGCGGTGTCTCGGACCTTCACCCATTCCGTGGTCTCGGGCTCCAACTCGGCCCCGAGGAACTTCCCCTTCTCTCCGTAGTTCATCGAGACCACTCGGGACTCATCGAACATCCAGAAGTCAGGAATTCCGGAGACTGGGTTTTCCTGCTCGGTGGTGTCGAGGATAAAGAACTCTTCCCCGACTGCCTGGCTCTTGATGTACCCCCAGCCGAGTTCAAATCGCAGGTAACTGGTCAGGGGACGCGAGACTACGTGGACGCGGTACATACGCTTTCCGGCGTCGGTGCTACGGCGTACGTCGTCCACCCACTGCTGGTTGTACTCGGAGGGCTGCGGCTCGCCTGCCAAGAACGCGCGGATCATCTCCGGGTCAGATGAGCTGCTGTAGTCGTCCAGGGCCTCTAGCCGGAACGCTTCCCGCTCGAATGTGGTGAAGAGCTTCCCGAACTCATCGGTCGAGATATTCACGGGCGTACCTCTCGATAATATGAACGGGAATGCGTACCACCGATTCACCCGCAGGAACATCGATACCGGCCACCTCGGCAACCGTCGGGTCGTAACCCTGAACTAACAGATCTCCGGTGCCCACTCATCACCATCCAAGACCCACGGACGGTTCCCTTCAGTGCACTCTCGGGATCTCTACGAGCCCCTCGCCGGCTGGCGGCGTCCAGGCATCGGACAGATCACCCCGGACGACGATGGAGCCTTGCGCGGTGCGGTAGATGTTGGGGCAGTCGTTTTTGTTGCCCTTCCCGTTGCCCGTTCCCGTAAGCCGGATCAGTTCCTCACGTGCCATGCTGAAACTCCCTGGTTGACGTCCCCTCGCGGGCCGTTGGCGATGACGGTACGAGGAGCGTGGGTGCTCGTATATGAAGCAGCGCTGTTATGCGCGCTGTCGCATGGACGATCTTGCTCAGCAGGTGGCGGGCGGCCTGAGGTATATCCGACGGGAGACGGTCAGGCTGACCGGTCCCACCCGAGGTCGGCTACGAATCCGGCCCAGGTGCCATGGGCGAAGGCGAGTCGCGGGCCGCTGGACGACTTCGAATCCCTCACATGAATCGTGGCCCGGTCGACGGCGATCTCGACGCACTCGCCGCCTTCGTCGCCGCTGTGTGTGCTCTTGAACCATCTGAGCGGTATGGGCCTTTCGGGGTTCATAGGTCTCCCAGCATCGACTCGACCAAGCGCAGGGTCTCTCGGGTAGTGAGCGCCTGTCCACGGATGCTGCCATATTTCGCGGTGAGGACCCGTACGTCTTCCGGATCGGTGATCAAGCGGCTGGTGTGCTGGACCTCCAGGTAGGCCATGCGTGGTCTGCCTTTGATTTCAAGCAGGGTGAACGGGCCGCCCATCCCCGCGTGGTCCTCGCTGAGCGTAGGCATCACCTGAATCTCGACATGCCGCATATGGCCTAAATTCAGGAGGCGTTCCAACTGTTCGCGCTGGACCTTCGGGCCGCCGAACGGCTGTCTCAGAACGGTTTCCTGGGGGTCGGTATCCGTTCGGGCCGGGACACCCCTGGCTTACGTCCTTGGCGTCCTTCGGCTACGCGGCCCCCGCCGTCACCGCACCCACCCATACGCGTACTCCACCCGCAGTCGGATCACGAGCCTCCGGTCCTTCACCATCGCCGCGCGGTACTCGTCCCAGTCGGGGTGCTCGCCCTGTACGTCCCGGTAGAGCGAGATGAGTTCCTCGACCGTCGGGTCGTCGGGGGTGGCTGCCACGGTGGAGAGGTCCGCCGTGCCCTCGTAGACCGCGTAGGAGTCGCCCTCGGGGGTGGTGACGTACAGGCCCGAGCGGGGGTCCCGGCGCAAGTTGTGGGTCTTGGCCCGGTCGGCCGTGGTGGAGATACGGATCGTTCGGGTCTCGGTGTCGCAGGCGTAGGAGACGTTCGACAGCTGCGGGCGGCCGTTGGACTTCATCGTCGTCAGCACGCCCAGGTGGCGGTCGGTGAGGAAGGACAGGTGGCGGTCAAGGAACGAGGGGGAGGCGGAGGGGGAGCCGGGGGAGCGGGGAGAGTCAGGCACGAGGGTGTCCCTTCGGGAGGGGGAAGCGGTCTCTTCGGTCGGCAACGGGGCTCCAGTGTGCCCGCGTTCGCACGCGGTGATCGTCCCTCACACGCTCATCGCGGGGGTAGTGTGCCTCGGTGACCACGGAATCGAACACACCTGCTGGCTGGTACCAGGACCCGCACGGCGCACCTCGGACCCTGCGCTGGTGGGACGGGACGCGGTGGACCGACCACACCAACCCCGATCCGGGCGCTCCCCAGCACCAGCAGGAGAAGCCCGTCCAGGTCCAGGACGCGCCGCAGCACCAGGTCCCGCCCCAGTCCGCTCAGGTCCACGCCCAGAGCCCCGCCTTCCCACAGCCGGGGCAGGGAGCGGGCGGACCCGGAGCCGCGGGTGCCGAGCGGGTGCGCCGTCAAGTGCAGAAGCAGGCCAAGGTGACCGGAGCCGCCGCCGGAGGCGGGACGCTCTTCACCGAGCAGGTACTCGTGGTGAACCAGAAGGCCAAGCTGATCGAACTGACCAACGAGTACAGCGTCTTCGACCAGCACGGCAACACCCTCGGCTCGGTCCTGGAGGTCGGGCAGAGCGCGTTCCGCAAGGTCGTGCGGTTCTTCGCCGCCATCGACCAGTTCCTCACCCACCGGCTGGAGATCAGGGACGCCCATGGCCACCCCCAGCTTCTGCTGTCGAGGCCCGCCAAGATATTCAAGTCCCGCGTCATCGTGTCCCGTCCCGACGGTCAGCAGGTCGGCGAGATCGCGCAGCAGAACATGATCGGGAAGATCGACTTCGCGCTCAAGGCGGACGGGCAGCAGGTCGGCGCCATCAAGGCCGAGAACTGGCGCGCGTGGAACTTCTCCATCGTGGATCAGAGTGGCACGGAGATCGCCAGGATCACCAAGACCTGGGAAGGCCTGGCCAAGACCATGTTCACCACCGCGGACAACTACGTACTCCAGATCCACTTCCAGCTGCCCGAGCCCATGCTCAGCCTGGTCCTCGCCGCCGCGCTCACGGTGGACACCGCGCTCAAGCAGGACTCCAGGGGGCTCGCCGGCTGACCCCGGTCAGGCCGCGACCGGCGCTCCGCCCGCCCCCTCGTCCGAGCGCTGGTAGGGCGCGGACGCGACAGCTGCCAGTGGTAGTGGCGTGGGCTGCTCGGGGACCGGCGTGCCGTCGGCGGGCATGGACTGCGGGGGTACCGGGACGGCGTCGGCGGGCGTGACCCGCGCGGGGTTCAGGACGGGGCCGGGCACCGCGGGTGCGGGCATCGCAACGGCGCCGGGCACGGCCGGTGCGGGCACTGCTGCCCCGCTGGAAGCGGAAGACGCGGAAGACGCGGAAGACGCGAGGGAGGCGGAAGACGCGGGGAGCGCGGAAGACGCGGGGGGCCCGGAGGAAGCGGCGGACGCCGGGGAAGGCACACTCGCCGATGTCCTGCTCAGCACCACCACACCCCATCCCGCGAGCGCCGCCCCCGCCGCCGCGAGCAGCAGACCGAAGGCGCCGCCCTGGAGGTGTTCGCCGAGCAGTGACAGGCCGATGGCCGCCGCGGCGACCGGGTTGGCCAGTGTCACCACGGCGAGCGGCGCTCCGAGGCCGCCACGGTAGGCCAGTTGGGAGAGCAGCAGTCCGCCGACGGCGAAGGCCGCCACCAGTACGGCGACCAGCCCTGCCTGCCACAGTGAGCCCGATCCTCCGCCGGTCACCGCGACCGTCAGGGTCTGGGTCAGGGCGGAGGCGACCCCCGAGGCGATGCCGGACGCCGTGGCGTGACGCAGACCCGGCCGCCCGCCGCGCCGGGAGAGCAGCGCGACAAGAGCGGAGGTCGCCCCGGCGACGCCGAGCGCCTGCGGGAGGGAAAGGGTGTCGTCGGGTGCCGGGCCCGTAGCGGTCAGCAGCAGGGCGCAGAGCCCCACCAGAGTGAGCGCGGTGCCCCGCCACTCGGCGACGCTCACCCGGCGTCCTGCCCGGCGGGCCCCCAGCGGCACGGCGGCCACCAGGGTCAGCGCGCCGAGAGGCTGCACCAGGGTGAGCGGTCCGTAGCGCAGCGCCGCGACGTGCAGCAGCGCGCCGCCCGCGTTCAGCCCGACCGACGACCACCACGGGCCGCTGGCGAGCAGCCGGGCCACTCCTGCGCCCTGGGAGCCGGTGCGGGCTGCCAGCCGTTCCTGGGCGACCGCGGCCGCCGCGTAGGCGACGGCGGAGACCAGTGAGAGCGCGACGGCGAGAACGGTGGCACTCATCGGTGCGCTCCGTGGGTGACGAGGGAAACAGAGGTCGGGGTGGGCCGGGGTGCCTGCGGCCGTGACCGCCTGGACGCCGGCCTCGGGCGCGGTACGAGTGCCAGCGCGAGACCGAGCAGCGCGGTGACGACGATCGCGTCGAGCCAGTAGTGGTTGGCGGTACCGACGACCACCAGCAGGGTCAACAAGGGGTGCAGCAGCCAGAGGCCGCGTCGGCGCCCGCGAGTGGCGGCGATCATGCCGATGGCCACCATCAGGGCCCATCCGAAGTGGAGTGAGGGCATCGCGGCGAACTGGTTCGCCATCGTGTCCGTCTGCGGAGTGGAGCCGTACACGGAGGGGCCGTACACCTGCCCGGTGTCCACCAGCCCGGTGGCCGCGAGCATCCGCGGCGGCGCCAGCGGGAAGATCAGATGGCCCGCGAGGGCGGCCCCGGT from Streptomyces tsukubensis encodes:
- a CDS encoding thiamine pyrophosphate-binding protein codes for the protein MPDDSSHSSESRGSGGSGGSGDTGRGLISGGHLVAKALKAEGVEVVYTLCGGHIIDIYDGCVDEGIEVVDVRHEQVAAHAADGHARITGKPGCAVVTAGPGTTDAVTGVANAFRAESPMLLIGGQGAHTQHKMGSLQDLPHVDMMTPITKFAATVPDTARAADMVSMAFRECYHGAPGPSFLEIPRDVLDAKVPAAEARVPRAGQYRASTRSAGDPEDIEKLADLLAHADKPAILLGSQVWTTRGGGGAAELVRTLNIPAYMNGAGRGTLPPGDPHHFQLSRRYAFSNADVIVIVGTPFDFRMGYGKRLSPDATVVQIDLDYRTVGKNRDVDLGIVGDAGLVLKQAGEAASGRVDGGADRRKAWLEELRAVEQKAIEKRLPNLRSEASPIHPYRLVSEINDFLTEDSVYIGDGGDIVTFSGQVVQPKAPGHWMDPGPLGTLGVGIPFVLAAKKARPDKEVVALFGDGAFSLTGWDFETLVRYDLPFVGIVGNNSSMNQIRYGQRAKYGEERERVGNTLGDVPYDKFAQILGGHGEEVRDPADIAPALRRARESGKPSLINVWVDPDAYAPGTMNQTMYK
- a CDS encoding PPOX class F420-dependent oxidoreductase, translating into MSFLTDRHLGVLTTMKSNGRPQLSNVSYACDTETRTIRISTTADRAKTHNLRRDPRSGLYVTTPEGDSYAVYEGTADLSTVAATPDDPTVEELISLYRDVQGEHPDWDEYRAAMVKDRRLVIRLRVEYAYGWVR
- a CDS encoding phospholipid scramblase-related protein; the protein is MTTESNTPAGWYQDPHGAPRTLRWWDGTRWTDHTNPDPGAPQHQQEKPVQVQDAPQHQVPPQSAQVHAQSPAFPQPGQGAGGPGAAGAERVRRQVQKQAKVTGAAAGGGTLFTEQVLVVNQKAKLIELTNEYSVFDQHGNTLGSVLEVGQSAFRKVVRFFAAIDQFLTHRLEIRDAHGHPQLLLSRPAKIFKSRVIVSRPDGQQVGEIAQQNMIGKIDFALKADGQQVGAIKAENWRAWNFSIVDQSGTEIARITKTWEGLAKTMFTTADNYVLQIHFQLPEPMLSLVLAAALTVDTALKQDSRGLAG
- a CDS encoding Scr1 family TA system antitoxin-like transcriptional regulator, whose amino-acid sequence is MFQPSCIPGLLQTPEYVRGILKGWDLTEDALAKMVGARLRRHDVLHDEGRSFHFLITESVLHWEIIKARPMAVQLDKIISMSRFLISSYT
- a CDS encoding phosphatase PAP2 family protein, which gives rise to MRAARTESTHREQDTSARPPLIREFLLVAGLFLIYKLGRRLADGHIGEAFHNAHHVWNLERLLDLPGEGSIQGLLMHSTDLVHVANTYYATVHFPVTLLFLVWLYWKHPDHYLWARRVLAVLTGAALAGHLIFPLAPPRMLAATGLVDTGQVYGPSVYGSTPQTDTMANQFAAMPSLHFGWALMVAIGMIAATRGRRRGLWLLHPLLTLLVVVGTANHYWLDAIVVTALLGLALALVPRPRPASRRSRPQAPRPTPTSVSLVTHGAHR
- a CDS encoding DUF397 domain-containing protein; its protein translation is MNPERPIPLRWFKSTHSGDEGGECVEIAVDRATIHVRDSKSSSGPRLAFAHGTWAGFVADLGWDRSA
- a CDS encoding DMT family protein, yielding MSATVLAVALSLVSAVAYAAAAVAQERLAARTGSQGAGVARLLASGPWWSSVGLNAGGALLHVAALRYGPLTLVQPLGALTLVAAVPLGARRAGRRVSVAEWRGTALTLVGLCALLLTATGPAPDDTLSLPQALGVAGATSALVALLSRRGGRPGLRHATASGIASGVASALTQTLTVAVTGGGSGSLWQAGLVAVLVAAFAVGGLLLSQLAYRGGLGAPLAVVTLANPVAAAAIGLSLLGEHLQGGAFGLLLAAAGAALAGWGVVVLSRTSASVPSPASAASSGPPASSALPASSASLASSASSASSASSGAAVPAPAVPGAVAMPAPAVPGPVLNPARVTPADAVPVPPQSMPADGTPVPEQPTPLPLAAVASAPYQRSDEGAGGAPVAA
- a CDS encoding DUF6879 family protein, coding for MNISTDEFGKLFTTFEREAFRLEALDDYSSSSDPEMIRAFLAGEPQPSEYNQQWVDDVRRSTDAGKRMYRVHVVSRPLTSYLRFELGWGYIKSQAVGEEFFILDTTEQENPVSGIPDFWMFDESRVVSMNYGEKGKFLGAELEPETTEWVKVRDTALRHAAPFSEWWERHGQE
- a CDS encoding DUF7848 domain-containing protein, with translation MTRSVLRYTPHRIVQHPDTDVTFEAECLHCQWKAQPSEDGGAVDIECMTHTARSNHRGFRRTCTSFAMVVREE
- a CDS encoding Scr1 family TA system antitoxin-like transcriptional regulator, giving the protein MRQPFGGPKVQREQLERLLNLGHMRHVEIQVMPTLSEDHAGMGGPFTLLEIKGRPRMAYLEVQHTSRLITDPEDVRVLTAKYGSIRGQALTTRETLRLVESMLGDL